A genomic region of Oncorhynchus mykiss isolate Arlee chromosome 2, USDA_OmykA_1.1, whole genome shotgun sequence contains the following coding sequences:
- the LOC118941153 gene encoding MANSC domain-containing protein 4-like: MTVPWSLLTILSLVHHTESRCSPTTYYKNCWIRQYPGIFIDIEESQRRGAQLLKYYQEETALKCSRTCCLTRNFSCNLAIFHYDTIQENVNCFHMHCPTLESCILSYRGNVILYNITKGVDPDLLVFGKYFTSNVRVLPHLYTRVNASEPLASDKRQFNRPPVPPVQPLTIAPTTRIPTTTTTTTSLQSPTLGTTHSPVTSTPSSTIMPTLGTQAPTTTPPTPTTTAPAPYTTQTIPAYPSTHRESTTTPHPTTPTQQPTSTARMATTTSPPTSLAPAANVDGSNKQDLNDTKGYVGRNQTAAAGGEGDQGSQGGVESPSPGGLGPGWHVAAHTLLVAAVTVVTVLLSCCCSVLLVVSWRGRRKRKGRYRTTWRGKGGSMRLIKYAIVRESS, translated from the exons ATGACTGTTCCATGGAGTTTGCTAACGATTCTGAGTTTGGTGCACCACACGGAATCGAGGTGTTCGCCGACTACTTATTATAAAAACTGTTGGATTCGTCAGTACCCTGGTATATTCATCGACATTGAGGAATCTCAGAGAAGAGGCGCTCAACTTCTGAAGTATTACCAGGAAGAGACAGCTCTGAAATGCAGCCGAACCTGTTGCCTTACGAGAAATT TTTCTTGTAACCTGGCGATATTCCACTATGACACCATCCAAGAGAATGTGAACTGTTTTCATATGCACTGTCCAACATTGGAGAGCTGCATCCTAAGCTACAGAGGCAACGTCATCCTGTACAACATCACCAAAG GTGTGGATCCAGACCTGTTGGTGTTTGGAAAGTACTTCACCTCCAACGTGCGGGTGTTACCCCACCTCTACACTAGAGTCAACGCCTCAGAGCCCCTAGCCTCAGACAAGCGCCAGTTCAACCGGCCACCCGTCCCCCCTGTCCAGCCTCTAACCATAGCCCCTACTACCAggatccccaccaccaccaccaccaccacctcactcCAGAGCCCTACTCTGGGCACTACTCATTCCCCCGTCacatccaccccctcctccaccatAATGCCCACCCTGGGAACCCAGGCCCCCACCACCACTCCCCCGACCCCAACCACGACTGCCCCTGCCCCCTACACCACCCAGACCATCCCTGCCTATCCATCAACCCACAGAGAATCAACTACCACCCCACATCCCACCACACCTACCCAGCAGCCCACATCCACAGCCAGGATGGCCACCACCACCAGTCCACCGACATCCCTGGCTCCTGCAGCCAACGTGGATGGCAGTAACAAGCAGGACCTCAACGACACCAAGGGCTACGTGGGCAGGAACCAAACAGCAGCCGCAGGGGGAGAAGGCGACCAGGGTAGCCAGGGCGGGGTGGAGTCCCCCTCACCCGGTGGTTTGGGCCCAGGATGGCACGTAGCGGCACACACCCTGCTGGTTGCCGCGGTGACGGTCGTCACGGTGCTGCTGAGCTGCTGCTGTTCCGTGCTGCTAGTGGTGAGCTGGAGGGGtcggaggaagaggaaggggcgGTACAGGACCACCTGGAGGGGGAAAGGGGGGTCCATGCGCCTCATTAAGTATGCCATTGTCAGGGAGAGCTCGTGA